From the genome of Carassius gibelio isolate Cgi1373 ecotype wild population from Czech Republic chromosome A18, carGib1.2-hapl.c, whole genome shotgun sequence:
attgatatgcagttgctagggtgttctgagtgtttaagTCACttcattgtaagtcgctttggataaaagcgtctacagaatgactaaatgtaaatgtgtttactGGCCTAAGTCAAAAGAATTTCTGATATTCTGATCTCTATGTCTTGGGTACCCCCTTattatacactactattcaaaagattagttttttttttttttttaagaaattaatacttttattctgtgACATATTcaactgattaaaagtgacagtgacaaatctatttcagataaaagctgttcttttgaactttctattcaaagaattaCATTTGTACTGTGATCAGTTTGtacgaaaatattaagcagcacaaatgtttttgaaattgttCCTAATGTTTGACCACCAAATCaggaaattatgttttaatatttaaaaaatgttatcatgttttttgaaaattcagttttgcaatcataggaataaattctattttataatatattaaattataaaacatttattataaattgtaaaaacatttcaaaatattattgattttactgtactttattatattagataaatgcagccttggtaagcataagatacttttttccaaaactttaaaataatctTATCAACTCCAAACCTTTTAACAGTGACGtaattgtaagattttttttgctATTATTATAGCCCACcaggtaaagttttttttttacatccaattttttttaaaaaagtggttGTTATGGTTTTCCAATTTGTTTCTATAAGTGAAACGTCAAAAGAGCCCACCCTACGAGATTATAGTATTATAATGCCTAGACTTTAATCAAGTCCTTCATTTAATAAAAGTCTGTTGGATTTTGACTGTTTAAGTGCTTGCATAAGTATACAACACTAATACGCTATAGACTGCATAAgtgatgaaatatattttttatctccCCACATCTCACCACACTGTTTGCCTATTTAGGTCACATCACTAGCTAAATTTAAGGCCAATTAGCTTTTGGACCAGCCTCTAAAGCCCCAGTTCTTGTTTCTTATTTCTGCTTTGGCAGATCCAACATACTTCTTTCCATTTTTACAGTAGGGCTGGACTCCTGGAGGAAGTATTAAAGTATGGTGTCCATGAATTAGGGCTGGAGAGACAAGCCATGCTAAGTGTTACTGTCAGAGAGGAGCTCCCACGGAGAGAAGGAGGAAGGGAAAGTGACAGCGTAAATCCCTCCACACATCTACTTCAGCtccccgtctgtctgtctgttgtgtgCGGGGGGAGGGCGGTGTGCAACATCAACATGTCTTATTTTCCTTCACTATGTCTTTGTATCTTGGGAAAACCATCGGATTTGGGGGCTAGATGAAATATCTGTCATTAGCAGCTCTTGCTAAATACTGTTGTTCATAATTAAGGGTTAGAGGATTTTCAAAACATCAATTCGTGGAACTTTTCTTTGTTGCTAAGTGATTAGATTCACGATTTTCACCAGGTGGATGCTAAAAAACTTTCCATTCAGCACAAACTCCATATTTAGGGCCTTGAACTTAGGGCTTGGTTAAGTAAACTCCCAAACACtacagcaaccacatagcaatgcctTAGCAACCCATTAGCAACCATTTAGAACACCCTAGCATCTACCTCAAATGCCTTAGCATCCGCATAGCAGCACACTAGCAACTACCACAAGCAGCTTAGAAACGCCCTAGCAACCTCCAAAAACACCATACAAAGCATAACAACTATCACAAATATCTTAGCAACAGCATTGCAACAACTTAGAAACAAGCCCAAACACCTCAGCaatgccttagcaaccacccaccACACGATAGCATTGTAGACTCCATTTCTAACACCATAGCAACATCTTATAAAATCTTAGCTATGTCCTAGCTGCCGCCAGAACACTttagcaatgccctggcaaccatCTGGAATACCCTTGCAATAGAAAAGCAATTACCCCAAATGCTTTAATACCTGCATTGCAACCACCCAGAGTACCCTAAAATTGTTGACCCTAAGTCTAAGGACTAGAAGATCATGGAAATGGCTCTTCTGACTTGGGAAAGTAAACCCAAGACACATTCTAGCAACAGCATTTCTTAGCTTCTACTTTGTTAATTTGTGCGATTTAACAAGATGCTTTCAGGAAGTGCACCAAATTTAGTGCATGCCATGTTTGCACAGTTTAGAATGAGCGCCTGTAACCTTCCATAGACTCCTTGTATAGTTTCCTTTTCCTCTTTTGCAGCAATACTTCACGCTACTTATCATCACTGATGGTGTGATCAGCGACATGGATGAGACGCGTCATGCTGTAGTTCAAGCCGCCAAACTGCCCATGTCCATCATCATCATCGGGGTGGGCAACGCCGACTTCAGCGCCATGGAGTTTCTGGACGGAGACAGCAGCGCACTCAGATCCTACACGGGAGAGGAGGCGGTCCGAGACATCGTGCAATTTGTCCCATTCAGGGACTTTCGTAACGTGAGTGTTTCCCATCCTGATTTCCTCTCTTGATTCCACACTGCTTCACTTTTATAAGGATGTTGTCATAGGGTGCATGATGCAATGCTTTTAAAATGGTAATTTCAGTGCCAGGTCAAAAGGTCTTTCCCAAGCTGCATTCAATTCTCAATATTACGCAGATGAATTGACCCAGAGGCTTCAGCTTACGCATATAATCAATATTTCTGTTGCCACAGACCTCTGGATAGTTTCTTGTTGTTCTGAAGTAAATCCAATCCTGGATCACGTATGTAAACAGAATCTGCAGTAGGAGTGCGAGTGGGCGCTCTGTGGGCCATGTGATTTCCTCAACAGCAGGAGGGAACGGCCAGCACTCCCTCATTTGGGCTCCATTCAGAGGAAATTAAAATTCATTTAGCTTAGAGAGAATATGGAAGGAACCGGTGCCAACTTTCACCGCCACACAAGCGAACCTGTCTGCcatttcttcattttcattaCATGGAAGTGGATTTAACAATCTAACAAGTGGCCACTGCCAACGTGTGCTCAAATATGCATCCGCAATGATGCCgttgcatgtgtttgttgttCTCGCAGGTTCCGAAGGAAACTTTAGCCAAATCCGTATTGGCAGAGCTGCCGCAACAGGTCACACAGTATTTCAAGCAGAGGAACCTGTCGCCTAGCAACACAATGCCGGAATAAGCGCTGGAGGCCTGGGGTTCACACTGCATGTTGCCAAAACCTGCTAACTGTTTACAGACCACCCTTGACCAATTCCATGGAcaaagtgcatgttttttttttctgtacagaagtgtttttagtaaatgtttttatttattggtttatgtatagacagtatactgtatatgatGAATTATCAATCTAAAGGCAACAGCCGTTTGTGTGTCTGTCACAAAGTATTTAACAGTATTGCCGAATGTAACTTTATACtactatttttttgtgttttaaaagaaGTGAAAGCTAAAGAGTACTTTATGTAGTGATTTGTATTCAGTGATAATTGTATGGTACCATGGTCAAGCTGGTGTTTTTGGAATAAAAACAACTTGATTGATTCATTTGGACTATATTTTCAATTTCTACAAACTGCAAATTGAACATTTTGCATCGTTGGGGTTTCAGTGGATGAgagaatttataaatatatattcatttcgATTTTGAAGATTATTGAAAGTCCTGTGGTTTCAGAATGACACGAGGAATAAACAATTatagaaattttatttttggtcTTCCTATTAACAGTAGCCATTTAGGAATTTTTTTAGGTCACTGCAGCCATTTGAATATCTTATTTAACACCATAGAATATTAAACACTATTAATGCTGATTAACATAATTATTTATAGATATCATTCACAAAAATCTTTCAATTGAACATTCTGAAATCCTCCACTGAATTTTCGGTTTCACTCAGAAGCTTGCATTACAGAACTATAATGGGttgcaaatgctgttttacattgataggaaatgataaaagaaagaagcagcacaGATTCATGAGAAACACCTTTATTTTGCATTCTGTCACCACtggttattttccagtgaaattGACTATCCTTTACACGACATGAAAATTCCAGCATTCAGCAGCACTGCAGCATTTTGTCTTAAAAATAAAcgtcaaacaaacaaatgtagaACTCAATCAAGGCATTTAAACTTGAAAGAAGCCCATGATATCTGCTTTGTCCTGTGATGGTGTCTGAGATCTGGACTAAATGATTCATGTCTTCTTGATCCACAGCTGTCAGTCAGTGTCCCCTTGGCCACTAGAGCTCTGCAGAAACCGCAAGGGTGGGTAGATGGGAAGGTGCGTCACCGGGTTAAGCTGCCAGGGGTTTAAACTGTATGGAACGTAATATGAGGAGGATGGGGGAAGTGTCACGTTTTGAGAGCACAAGACATCAACAACCACAATAGAAGTTAACATTACAGCCTTTAATAAACATCAAGCAAGTAAGCAAACAGATCTATCCAAAAGTGAACCACTGAAATAACGGATACCTAGTGTTAAATCGTTTTAGGTAGTGCACCGCTGAGAAGGCGAGGGGGCGGCGCCCAAGCCTTGGGCAGCACAGGTGAGGGAGAGAGTGATAGTGAGTGAGTGTGATCTGTCAGTGTGTCTATCTGAAGAGCCTGTGGCGCTTTATGGGAGAGCCAATCTCGTCCACGGTACCTTCGCTGTCGCTGCTGGACTCAGAGTCGCTGCTGCCCGAGTAAGCGCCGAGCCCTGGCAGGATGCCAACACATACAGCGGCGGCGGGCAGGTGGAGGACGCCTGAGCGAGGCACGCCCGCGCCAGGGGATTTGGGCTCGACCGCCTCCTGATCTGAGAACACAAAACAATCCATGCACATACAGCACACTGATGCATTTCACATCTAACCCGGCAGGTTAATACGGAAAGGTGAAGCAATTTCTAATGGTAAATATTCAACTACTTTTACATTGCATCTCGTTAAGTATAGGAATATGCCATGctaaaacaaaattttatttttcattgtaaaaaaataaataaaaaagggtaacactttagtatagggtccagttCACACTAatgactagttgcttattagcatgtctattattaacatattggctgtttaaaagtgcttataaagtacatataatgcatgacatccataatcctacccaataccctaaacttaacaactaccttataaactatcaataagcagcaaataaggagttaattgatgcaaaagtcatagttaatggttagttaatagtgagaattggacccttaaataaagtgtgaccaaaaaaagTGTTGATAATGTACTTACAATTAATTTCTATGGGGAAACCATTGTACACTGCTGTTCGAAagtgtggggtcagtaagattttttcggCGTCTATAGAagcagtctcttatgctcaattTACCGgtaatccaaaatacagtaaaaacagtaatattgtgaaatattattgcaatttaaaatgactttttctattttaatttattctagtGATGTCAAAGCTTTTTGTTACAAtgtaagtctttactgtcacttttgtttactgtcaatttaatgcatccttgctgaataaaagtattaatttattaaaaataactgaccaCAAACTAGTGTAGTGTACatataacagtgttttttttattttattttatttttttacagactcctaaaaacatttttttttttaattagtttcacGCTGGGATTCTTATGAACACTTCCCCATGTTTTGTTTATCAGCTATaatctaatacattttaaaagcaatttaaatatTATGGCAAATAATTATATATCTAATAATGACCTGAAAATCACtttacataattacattatataaagCCAGCTTTTTACTACTTTTGTTACCTGTCTGACTGCCATTGCCGGCTACACACTCCTCTGTTTTCTGCTTTTTACTCCCCTCTGAGGTCTGAGACGAGCTGTACAAAGAcaaaaatgaataacaaataattataaatgaagATTATTAGGCATCAGGTTTCCGCAGGTTTAAATAGAGTATAAtcatttaaatgaacacattaagGTGTGTTTGTCCTCTTCGTACCTGCGTCGTTTGACTGCCCCAGCCAGCAGGTGGGCCTGAGACAGGTGACTGGTCCTGTTCTCTGAGGGTTTGGGTCCTGCCTTTTTCTCCGTCTCCTTCTTTTGGCTCTCATTGGTGGCCAGCTTCTGCAGAGCACTGTGAGGTTCATCGGTTAAGGAGAAATCACTGACCTACAATTAAACCGTGAGAAAACTTCTCAGCAACACATGACAACCTATGCTCCTGCGCTAAGTCACAAGACAAATTCAGTATTTCCTTTTATACCGTTTCTTTCTCATAAAACCTAAAATAACTTCTGGGAGGACTTAAAGTGCATGCAAACAGAGCTAAACCCACAGACAGAGGAGGAAGCTCAGATAAAGAGGGCCACCGCTCCTAAAAGTCAGTCACCACAGCAGCCACCAAAATCAAGCTTACTTCCTTGTGCTCACAGATGGCCTAAAAATGTGACACACTTACACACTTAATGTGCCCCAATTGTACTGAAACAGGTAAGACCAAATTGTCTTACTAGTTTGGtacaattcagttcaattaaggCACATTACTGTATTATGCTGCAGATCACGGTTCTCAGCAGTGCTTTTAGATGCAGTTATCAAGCCCTGAGAAAGGTTTCAGTTGCCACGACAACGCATCCTCCAACCTTCTATCTACAGTCATACCTGATTATGAGAAGAGAAAGGCCACTGCTGATTACGTCAGACTTTCCATGATGAAAATTCAATTTTATGATATAGACAAAAGCACAGCGTTTGACTTTGATAGTTTAATGCAAGAAAACCATGCTAATGTAGTACAACCTGCTGACTTCATAGTTCACTGTATATGCTGTACAcactatatatgtatgtatatatatgtgtgtgtgtgttcatacacAAGACATGCAATGATACTGATACAAAACATGATTTAATTCATCGAAAGATTCAGAAGACTAATTCAATCAATCTTTTTTGATTCATTCAGAGAAAAAGCTCAAAAGAGTTGTTTGTTCGGGAATCGTTGCATGTAGTGCTGTATGTTTGCGTGCATCCTCCAAGGGCAACTCGTCATTTTGGGCTACATCGTATCACACTCAACAAAGACCACAAACTCACAATCACAACTCAGGTAAAGACAGTTTATGTTTTTCCTATGGCGCTGGAGATTTGCTGCCGCGTTCCATTGCTGAACGTTGGAAAC
Proteins encoded in this window:
- the LOC127934645 gene encoding PSME3-interacting protein isoform X2 produces the protein MADGVDLSRKFVSESELDERRKKRQEEWEKVRKPDEPEEAPEEKYDPRSLYERLQEQKDKKQEEYEEQFKFKNMVKGLDEDETSFLDEVSQKQSLIEKHRRDEEAQELKEYRSALQKLATNESQKKETEKKAGPKPSENRTSHLSQAHLLAGAVKRRSSSQTSEGSKKQKTEECVAGNGSQTDQEAVEPKSPGAGVPRSGVLHLPAAAVCVGILPGLGAYSGSSDSESSSDSEV
- the LOC127934645 gene encoding PSME3-interacting protein isoform X1, which encodes MADGVDLSRKFVSESELDERRKKRQEEWEKVRKPDEPEEAPEEKYDPRSLYERLQEQKDKKQEEYEEQFKFKNMVKGLDEDETSFLDEVSQKQSLIEKHRRDEEAQELKEYRSALQKLATNESQKKETEKKAGPKPSENRTSHLSQAHLLAGAVKRRSSSQTSEGSKKQKTEECVAGNGSQTDQEAVEPKSPGAGVPRSGVLHLPAAAVCVGILPGLGAYSGSSDSESSSDSEGTVDEIGSPIKRHRLFR